The following nucleotide sequence is from Salinigranum halophilum.
CGGTGAGTATAGTCGTCGCGGGGCGAGACAAAAAGTCCGCTCCCGGATATCGCAGGCCGCGGTGGCAACGACTCGCCGAGCGGTGAGCGTGCGTTCGAGGTCCCGGTTCCCTCTTCGAGGTCGTCCCTGCGGAGGGTCGTCGGCGACAACGACGCGGACGTGGACGTCGGCTGCGTCGAACCGCCCGGGTCTTGGCTGGTCTACCAGGACGTCGACTCCGCACGCCCGGTTCAGCCCGTGACTATCCACGAGAATCAGACGGCCGGCACTAGTCGAGGCGGTCGACGACTGCTGCGGTGACGTCCTCGGTCGAGGCGTCGCCGCCGAGGTCGGGCGTCCGCGGGCCGTCGGCGAGGACGTCCTCGACGGCGGTGTGGACGGCCTGTGACTCCTCGTGGTGGCCGAGCGACTCTAAGAGCATCGCGGCGGAGAGGATGGTCGCCGAGGGGTTCGCGATGCCCTCGCCCGCGATGTCCGGGGCGCTCCCGTGGACGGGTTCGAAGAGGCCACGGGCGGGGCCGAGATTCGCCGAGGGGAGGAGGCCGAGCCCACCGACCAGGCCGGCAGCGAGGTCAGACAGCATGTCGCCCGCGAGGTTCGGACAGACGATGACGCCGTACTCCTCCGGGTGGAGACAGAGGTGCATCGCCAGCGCGTCCATCAGGGCGTCGTCGGTGTCGACACCGCGCTTGCGAGCGACGTCCTCGACGGCGTTCTTGAACCGACCGTCCGTCTCGCGCATCACGTTCGCCTTGTGGGCGACGGTGAAGCCGTCCCACGCGCCGTCGTCGACGTAGTCGCAGGCGAAGCGTGCGAGTCGACGCGAGGCCGAGTCGGTGACGACGCGCGTGAGCGTCGAGAGGTCCTCGGTCAACCGGTGTTCGTGACCGCCGTAGACGCCCTCGGTGTTCTCGCGGAGGAACACCAGGTCGGTCTCGGGTTGGAGCGCGTCGACGCCGGGGTACGCCTTCGCCGGGCGGACGTTGACGAACGAGTCCACCGCGTGTCGAAGCGGGATGATGACGTCGGCGGCCGTCTCACCGGCCGCTCCGAACAGCGTCGCGTCCGCGCTCGCCGCGAGGTCGAACGTCTCGTCCGGCAGTGCCTCGCCCTCGCTCTCGAGCACGTGGTCGCCCGCGCGGGCCTCGACGAAGTCGAAGTCGCCGACGGTCTCGAGAACCTCGCGTGCGGCCGGCACCACTTCCTGTCCGATTCCGTCACCGGGAATGACGACGATCTCGTCGGTCATGGCTAATGAGGTGAGCGGGCCCCTGATGAATGGGTCGGTACGGAGCCGTGCGTCTGACGCGCGACCGACTGAGACTTATCAACGACCGGGGCGACAGCCCGGGTATGTATCGGCGATGGCGGCTCGACGTGACAGAGAGCGGGACAGTGTCGCGCACACGAGGGCCACAGCCAGGGTGGGGAGACGCCACATGAGCGACACGGACGCGGGCGCGAACGAGAAGCCGAGCCGGCACGTCTCGATCGAGATCATCGAACCACCGGAGCCCGGCGAATCGCTCGAGGTCGACCCCGCGACCCGGGTGGACACGATGGTCCAGGACCGACTGCTCCCGACGGCCCGGCTGAGCGACGGGCGGTACGTCGCCTGGTGGTTCGACACCGACGCGCCCGACCCGGACGACGACCTGACGACGGAGTGGGTCGTCGCCCCGACGCGGTTCCTGGCGGCGGCGACCTTTCGAGAGTTGACCGAGGACCCCGCCCGGTTCGAGGCGCTGGTGTCGGCCGACGAGAACGGCGCCATCGAGTAGCGGTCGCTCGCTGGTGTGACCGAACCCGCGCGCAGAACCGTTCTCGCTGGTAACGAAGCGAACCGAGAGGATGCGGTACGGCGGCTTACGCGTCGAGGTCGACGTACGGAAGCGACTCGGCCAGTTCGCGCACCGCGTTCTGGTTCGAGCGCATCAGCGCCGTCGTGTCCCACTCGCCGTCGACGAGCGCCTTCCGCTGGGCGTCGTCGACGGTCACGTCGACGGTCGTGTCGCCGTAGGTCACCGTCTCCGCCTCGACGTCGACCTCGAGTTCGATGTCGGGGTTCTCGTCGACGAAGTCCTGAATCGCCTCGACCGTCTCCGAGTCCGCCGTGACGGTCGGGATGCCGAGCGCGAGGCAGTTGCCCGCGAAGATTTCGGCGAACGACTCGCCGATGATGGCGTCGATGCCCCAGCGCATGAGCGCCTGCGGGGCGTGTTCGCGCGAGGAGCCACAGCCGAAGTTGGCGTTGACGACCATCACGGAGGCGTCCTGGAACCGCTCCTCGTTGAACGGGTGTTCCTTCGGCGTGTCGTCGTCTTCGAACCGCAGGTCGAAGAAGGCGAACTCGCCGAGGCCGTCGAAGGTGACGACCTTCATGAAGCGCGCCGGGATGATCTGGTCGGTGTCGATGTCGTTCCCGCGGATGGGGATTCCGGTGCCAGCGGCGTAATCAATCTGTGGAATCTCGGCGTCGCTCATGCCAGGGCCACCTCCTTCAGGTCGCGCACGTCGGTCACTTCTCCCTTGAGGGCCGCGGCGGCGACCATCCGGGGGTTCATGAGCACCGTGCGACCGTCTTTCGAGCCCTGCCGCCCGATGAAGTTCCGGTTCGACGACGAGGCACAGGCTTCGTCGCCCTGCAGCTGGTCCTCGTTCATGCCGAGACACATCGAACAGCCCGCGTTGCGCCAGTCGAAGCCGGCCTCGGTGAAGATTTCCTTCAGGCCCTCCTCCTCGGCGGCGCGCTGGACGCGCTGACTGCCGGGGACGACCATCGCGCGGACGTCCGGGTGGACCTGTCGGCCCTTGACGATTTTCGCCGCTCTGCGGAGGTCGGCGAGCCGGGAGTTCGTACAGGAGCCGAGGAAGGCCACGTCGATCTCGTACCCCTCCATCGTGTCGCCGGGACTCACGCGCATGTGCTCTTGGGCACGACGGGCGGTCTCTTGCTTTGCCTTCGGGAGGTCGTCGGGGTCCGGGATGGGCTCGGAGATGCCGATGCCCTGTCCGGGGGTCGTCCCCCAGGTGACCACGGGTTCGAGGTCTGCGCCGTCGATGACGACGACGTCGTCGTACTCGGCGTCCTCGTCCGACCGGACCGACTCCCAGTAGGGCTTCAGCCGCTCGAACTTCTCGGGGTCGTCTCCGAACTCGTCCGTCTCGGCGAGCCACTCGTAGGTCGTCTCGTCGGGGTTGACGTAGCCCGCGCGGGCACCGCCCTCGATGGACATGTTGCAGATGCTCATCCGCCCTTCCATGTCCAGCGACTCGATGGCCTCGCCGGCGTACTCGTAGACGTAGCCGACGCCACCTTCGGTGCCGAGCCGGCGGATAATCTCGAGGATGACGTCCTTCGCCTCGACGCCGTCGCCGAGTTCGCCGGTGACCTCGATCTTCCGCACCTTCTGTTTCTCCATGGCGATACAGCCCGTCGCCAGGACGTCGCGAATCTGCGACGTGCCGATACCGAACGCCAGCGCGCCGAACGCGCCGTGCGTCGACGTGTGGCTGTCACCGCAGACGATGGTCTTGCCGGGCTGGGTGATGCCCTGCTCCGGGCCGATGACGTGGACGATACCCTGGTTGCCCGTCGTGGGGTCGTCGAACTCGATGCCCGCGTCGCGGACGTTCTGTTCGAGTTCGGCCATCATCTCCTCGGCGGCACCGTCGCCGTAGGGGCGAGACTGGTCCGCCGTCGGGACGATGTGGTCGACCGTCGCGTGCGTCAGTTCCGGGTAGGCCACCTCGAGCCCGCGCTCGCGGAGCATCCCGAACGCCTGGGGGCTCGTCACCTCGTGGATGAGGTGCAGTCCGACGAACAGCTGCGTCTGTCCCGTCGGGAGCGTGGTGACCGTGTGTCGGTCCCAGACCTTGTCGTACAGCGTTCCCTCACTCATCGTCCCGTTCTACCGTCTCTGCACGGTTGGCTTCGTCGGTCGCCTCACGGTCGTCGGGACCGCGCTCCCAGACCTCGTTCGCGCCGTCACCGTCGGGCGATTCGTGTTCGATGTCTTTCATCTCGTCGCCCTCGGTGCCGCCGTCGGCCGCCGCGGGCCCCCGCGTGAAGACGCCTCCGTTCGCGCCGAAGGCCTCCCCGGTGTGGGGGTTCGTGTGTTCGATGTCTCCCATTCGTCGTGTCATCTTACTCGCTCAGTGTGATCTTCTCGTCTTCCGCTTCGTCTTCGGTCTCGTCGTCGGCCCACGCGAACAGGCCCCGGAGGCGTGCGCCGACCTCCTCGATCTCGTGGTTCTCCTCTTGGGCGCGGAGCTGCCAGTACTTCGGTCGATTCGCCTGGTTCTCGGTGATCCACTCCTGGGCGAACTCGCCGTTCTGGACCTCCTCGAGGACCGCCTCCATGTTCGCGCGGGCGTGCTCGTCGATGATGCGGTCGCCGCGGGTGAGGCCGCCGAACTCGGCGGTGTCGGAGACGGAGCCCCACATCGCGCCGAGCCCGCCCTCGTACATCAGGTCGACGATGAGTTTCATCTCGTTGAGACACTCGAAGTACGCCATCTCCTTCGAGTAGCCGGCGTCGACGAGGGTCTCGTACCCCTGCTTGATGAGCGACGCGATGCCGCCGCAGAGGACGGCCTGCTCGCCGAAGAGGTCCGTCTCGGTCTCCTCGCGGAACGTCGTCTCGACGACGCCCGCGCGGGTGCAGCCGATGGCGTGGGCGTACGCCAGCGCCTCTTCTTTGGCCTCGCCGGTGGCGTCCTGGTACACCGCCAGCAGGCCGGGGGTGCCCTCGCCGCTCTCGTACGTCCGGCGGACGATGTGCCCCGGCGACTTCGGCGCGATCATCGTCACGTCGACGTCTTCTGGCGGTCGAATCTGGTTGTAGTGGATGTTGAATCCGTGGGCGAACTGCAGGGTGTTGCCCGGTTCGAGTTCGTCGCGGATGGCCTCGAACACCGCCGGCTGGACGGTGTCGGGGACCAGTACGGACACGATGTCCGCCTCGGCCGCGGCCTCGACCGGCGTCGCGACCTGGAGGCCGTCGGATTCGGCGACGTCCCACGAGGAGGAACTCTCGCGGAGGCCGACGATGACGTCGACGCCCGAGTCGGAGAGGTTCTGC
It contains:
- the leuD gene encoding 3-isopropylmalate dehydratase small subunit, whose amino-acid sequence is MSDAEIPQIDYAAGTGIPIRGNDIDTDQIIPARFMKVVTFDGLGEFAFFDLRFEDDDTPKEHPFNEERFQDASVMVVNANFGCGSSREHAPQALMRWGIDAIIGESFAEIFAGNCLALGIPTVTADSETVEAIQDFVDENPDIELEVDVEAETVTYGDTTVDVTVDDAQRKALVDGEWDTTALMRSNQNAVRELAESLPYVDLDA
- a CDS encoding isocitrate/isopropylmalate family dehydrogenase — encoded protein: MTDEIVVIPGDGIGQEVVPAAREVLETVGDFDFVEARAGDHVLESEGEALPDETFDLAASADATLFGAAGETAADVIIPLRHAVDSFVNVRPAKAYPGVDALQPETDLVFLRENTEGVYGGHEHRLTEDLSTLTRVVTDSASRRLARFACDYVDDGAWDGFTVAHKANVMRETDGRFKNAVEDVARKRGVDTDDALMDALAMHLCLHPEEYGVIVCPNLAGDMLSDLAAGLVGGLGLLPSANLGPARGLFEPVHGSAPDIAGEGIANPSATILSAAMLLESLGHHEESQAVHTAVEDVLADGPRTPDLGGDASTEDVTAAVVDRLD
- the ilvC gene encoding ketol-acid reductoisomerase, producing the protein MSDSSANADSEFTIDVYYDDDADRSHIDDKTVAVLGYGSQGHAHAQNLSDSGVDVIVGLRESSSSWDVAESDGLQVATPVEAAAEADIVSVLVPDTVQPAVFEAIRDELEPGNTLQFAHGFNIHYNQIRPPEDVDVTMIAPKSPGHIVRRTYESGEGTPGLLAVYQDATGEAKEEALAYAHAIGCTRAGVVETTFREETETDLFGEQAVLCGGIASLIKQGYETLVDAGYSKEMAYFECLNEMKLIVDLMYEGGLGAMWGSVSDTAEFGGLTRGDRIIDEHARANMEAVLEEVQNGEFAQEWITENQANRPKYWQLRAQEENHEIEEVGARLRGLFAWADDETEDEAEDEKITLSE
- the leuC gene encoding 3-isopropylmalate dehydratase large subunit; the protein is MSEGTLYDKVWDRHTVTTLPTGQTQLFVGLHLIHEVTSPQAFGMLRERGLEVAYPELTHATVDHIVPTADQSRPYGDGAAEEMMAELEQNVRDAGIEFDDPTTGNQGIVHVIGPEQGITQPGKTIVCGDSHTSTHGAFGALAFGIGTSQIRDVLATGCIAMEKQKVRKIEVTGELGDGVEAKDVILEIIRRLGTEGGVGYVYEYAGEAIESLDMEGRMSICNMSIEGGARAGYVNPDETTYEWLAETDEFGDDPEKFERLKPYWESVRSDEDAEYDDVVVIDGADLEPVVTWGTTPGQGIGISEPIPDPDDLPKAKQETARRAQEHMRVSPGDTMEGYEIDVAFLGSCTNSRLADLRRAAKIVKGRQVHPDVRAMVVPGSQRVQRAAEEEGLKEIFTEAGFDWRNAGCSMCLGMNEDQLQGDEACASSSNRNFIGRQGSKDGRTVLMNPRMVAAAALKGEVTDVRDLKEVALA